From one Pontibacillus sp. HMF3514 genomic stretch:
- the rbsK gene encoding ribokinase has product MSERPTVTVVGSINMDLTVSTDQMPNQGETVIGKEFATFPGGKGANQAVAAARLGANVNMVGAMGDDVFGESLLNQLEQENIHTKTIHKLKDVATGTATIILSEGDNRIIVAPGANGRLTPELIQQHEQIIKQSDIILLQLEVPLDTVQAVVKIAQQHEVPVILNPAPYQSLPDSLISGVDYLTPNEMEAEAMLDDPNSHVNKEQLIVTNGEKGVSTYKDGVEQVIPGFPVDVLDTTGAGDTFNGALATQLANGRPLGEAVHYANAAAALSIMKVGAQSGMPSAEEVNTFMEERSDCI; this is encoded by the coding sequence ATGAGTGAACGTCCAACAGTTACAGTCGTAGGTAGCATTAACATGGATCTCACCGTCTCTACTGATCAAATGCCAAACCAGGGTGAAACCGTTATTGGAAAAGAATTTGCAACGTTTCCAGGTGGGAAAGGTGCTAACCAAGCAGTAGCAGCAGCCAGGTTAGGGGCAAATGTGAATATGGTAGGTGCTATGGGAGATGATGTTTTTGGAGAGAGCTTACTGAATCAGTTAGAACAAGAAAATATTCATACAAAAACTATTCACAAATTAAAAGACGTAGCAACAGGAACGGCAACCATCATTCTTTCTGAAGGAGATAATCGTATTATTGTAGCTCCTGGTGCAAACGGAAGATTAACTCCTGAACTCATTCAACAACATGAACAGATAATTAAACAAAGTGACATCATCCTTTTACAGCTGGAGGTTCCATTAGATACGGTACAAGCTGTTGTAAAGATTGCTCAACAACATGAGGTTCCAGTGATCTTAAACCCAGCTCCATATCAATCACTCCCTGATTCTTTGATATCTGGTGTAGATTATCTCACACCAAATGAAATGGAAGCTGAAGCAATGCTTGATGATCCGAATTCTCATGTGAACAAAGAACAATTAATTGTTACAAATGGTGAAAAAGGAGTATCAACTTATAAGGATGGAGTGGAGCAAGTTATTCCGGGCTTTCCTGTAGATGTATTAGATACGACTGGGGCTGGTGATACATTTAACGGTGCACTTGCAACCCAACTAGCTAATGGCAGGCCTTTAGGTGAAGCCGTTCATTATGCAAATGCAGCTGCAGCCTTATCCATTATGAAGGTAGGAGCTCAAAGTGGAATGCCATCAGCAGAAGAAGTGAACACGTTCATGGAAGAAAGGTCTGATTGCATATGA